A single genomic interval of Zunongwangia sp. HGR-M22 harbors:
- a CDS encoding type III pantothenate kinase — MNLVIDLGNTFAKIAVFQNDKSVELFRVLKSEKNKKIEEIFEAYPQIEFSILSSVLYDDSSLVKFLQKRSKSILLDQQTKIPFHNKYGSPETLGKDRIALAAAAVCAYPNQNCLIIDAGTCVTYDYVNDQSQYLGGGISPGLQMRFNAVHKFTEKLPLIHADSNHLKLVGNSTEESIKSGICFGFAAEIDGMISSYKSKFKDLTVILTGGDSLFLSKRLKNSIFANSNFLLEGLNYILEFNKNQ; from the coding sequence ATGAATTTGGTTATCGATTTAGGTAATACTTTTGCGAAAATAGCTGTTTTTCAAAATGATAAGTCGGTGGAGCTTTTTAGAGTTCTGAAGTCAGAAAAAAATAAAAAAATTGAAGAAATTTTTGAAGCATACCCTCAAATTGAGTTTTCTATTCTATCTAGTGTACTTTATGATGATAGTTCGCTTGTGAAATTTCTTCAAAAAAGAAGTAAATCAATACTCTTAGATCAACAAACAAAAATTCCTTTTCATAATAAGTATGGTTCTCCAGAGACTTTGGGGAAAGATCGTATCGCATTGGCAGCCGCAGCAGTATGTGCTTATCCAAATCAAAATTGTTTAATTATCGATGCGGGAACATGCGTAACATATGATTATGTAAATGACCAATCTCAATATCTAGGGGGGGGGATTTCCCCAGGTTTGCAAATGAGATTTAATGCCGTACATAAGTTTACAGAAAAATTACCGTTAATACATGCAGATAGCAACCATCTAAAATTGGTAGGCAACTCTACAGAAGAAAGTATAAAAAGTGGGATATGTTTTGGTTTTGCTGCAGAAATTGACGGAATGATTTCCAGTTATAAATCAAAATTTAAAGATTTAACAGTTATTTTGACAGGTGGTGATAGTCTATTTTTGTCAAAGCGACTAAAAAATAGCATATTTGCGAACTCAAATTTTCTTTTGGAAGGTTTAAACTACATTTTAGAATTTAACAAAAATCAATGA
- the lptC gene encoding LPS export ABC transporter periplasmic protein LptC: protein MLFSCKGNLNEVRALQNPADAPQGIAKDIMLKYTDSGKVVATLKSEKMLDYQNRNFPYREFPDGLDIEFYDEEDKKSTVTADYGIIYDKSGLIDLRGNVVIFTADSTILEGNQLYWDQNQSWVFTDRANQIKFPDGSFNEGMGFDSNQKFDKFNFRTNNGIQNIDESDK from the coding sequence ATGCTTTTTTCATGTAAAGGTAATTTGAATGAAGTGAGGGCACTTCAAAATCCGGCTGATGCACCACAGGGGATTGCAAAAGATATTATGCTTAAGTATACCGATTCAGGTAAAGTAGTAGCCACTTTGAAGAGTGAAAAAATGTTGGATTATCAAAACAGAAATTTTCCTTATCGTGAATTTCCAGATGGTTTGGATATAGAATTTTACGACGAAGAAGATAAAAAAAGTACGGTTACCGCAGATTATGGTATTATTTACGACAAAAGTGGATTGATAGATCTTAGAGGAAATGTGGTAATTTTTACAGCAGATAGTACAATTTTAGAAGGCAACCAATTATACTGGGATCAAAATCAGAGTTGGGTTTTTACCGATCGTGCAAATCAAATTAAATTTCCTGATGGATCTTTTAATGAAGGAATGGGTTTTGATTCTAATCAAAAATTCGATAAATTCAACTTTAGGACTAATAACGGAATTCAAAACATAGACGAGTCAGACAAATGA
- a CDS encoding hemolysin family protein, whose translation MSAEVIIIILSLLLSAFFSGMEIAYVSSNKIYIEIEKLQNDFLAKVLKRLTKKPSKFIAAMLVGNNIALVVYGFYMGDLIMEWLTGMQPLDNAILNYLVTDLSLFTQTLLSTLLILVTAEFLPKVFFQIYANSMLKFFAVPAYLFYLIFSFISSFVIWISDMILKRFFKTDGDEVQLAFSKIELGNFISEQMETVEEEDEVDSEIQIFQNALQFADIKAREVMIPRTEIIAVNQDVAPGDLVKTFTETGLSKILIFNETIDDIIGYVHSFELFKKPASIKSILLPVIFVPETMWVKDVLNVLIKKRKSIAVVIDEYGGTSGMMTIEDIVEELFGEIEDEHDSAILVEEKIGEDHYKFSARAEVDYINETYRLNIPTGENYETLGGFIVNHTEEIPQHKEVVRIDEFELTILDVSNTKIDLVELKIKPED comes from the coding sequence ATGAGTGCAGAAGTCATCATTATTATTTTGTCATTATTACTTTCCGCATTTTTCTCCGGTATGGAAATCGCTTATGTCTCTTCCAATAAAATATATATTGAAATTGAGAAGCTTCAAAACGACTTCTTAGCAAAAGTTTTAAAGCGCCTAACCAAAAAGCCATCTAAATTTATAGCAGCGATGCTTGTTGGGAACAACATTGCGTTGGTGGTTTACGGTTTTTATATGGGAGATCTAATAATGGAGTGGTTAACAGGAATGCAGCCGCTAGACAATGCAATTCTTAATTATTTGGTTACCGATTTAAGCTTATTTACCCAAACGCTCCTTTCTACACTGCTAATTTTAGTGACGGCCGAATTTCTTCCGAAGGTTTTCTTTCAGATTTATGCAAATTCAATGCTGAAATTTTTCGCAGTACCGGCATATTTATTTTATCTCATTTTTAGTTTTATTTCTTCATTTGTTATCTGGATTTCAGATATGATTCTGAAGCGTTTCTTTAAAACAGACGGGGATGAAGTTCAGTTGGCCTTTAGTAAAATAGAACTTGGGAATTTTATTAGCGAGCAGATGGAGACGGTGGAAGAAGAAGATGAGGTAGATTCAGAAATTCAGATTTTCCAAAACGCGCTTCAATTTGCAGATATAAAGGCAAGAGAGGTAATGATTCCCCGAACAGAAATTATTGCTGTAAATCAAGATGTCGCCCCGGGAGATTTGGTGAAAACATTCACAGAAACTGGCCTTTCAAAGATTTTGATTTTTAACGAAACTATAGATGATATTATAGGTTACGTACACTCTTTTGAATTATTTAAAAAGCCGGCGTCTATAAAATCAATTTTATTGCCAGTGATTTTTGTTCCTGAAACCATGTGGGTTAAGGATGTGCTGAATGTTTTAATTAAGAAACGAAAAAGTATCGCGGTTGTTATTGATGAGTATGGAGGTACAAGTGGAATGATGACCATCGAAGACATCGTAGAAGAGCTTTTTGGAGAAATAGAAGATGAACATGATTCTGCAATATTAGTTGAAGAAAAAATAGGAGAAGATCATTATAAATTTTCAGCAAGAGCAGAAGTAGATTATATTAACGAAACTTACCGATTAAACATTCCTACTGGTGAGAATTATGAAACTTTAGGAGGTTTTATCGTTAATCATACTGAAGAAATTCCACAGCACAAAGAGGTAGTTCGAATAGATGAATTTGAATTAACTATTCTCGATGTTTCCAACACAAAAATCGATCTTGTAGAGCTTAAAATCAAGCCCGAAGATTAA
- a CDS encoding peptidylprolyl isomerase: MAVLQNIRQKSALIIVVIGFALFAFLIPSILKNGGFSAKDNSIATVNGEDIAREDFARQVEAYQQNMRGNISTTQAVNRVWEQQLNQIIVEEQVEELGIRAEQAQVRQMMRAQMSNNPQFTNEAGMFDENRVKEYVASIKQTSPQMYQQWLSYEEGLSESAAQNIYANMIRTGVGATLTEGKQAYLLQNNTMDLRYVQVPYSSISDEEIEVSKSEIKEYVDSHKAKFETEAARNIQYVIFNEEASTEDKEEAKSSLSALLEDRVEYNSVSKSNDTIQGFRKTSDDQEFVNSNSDLTQPVAFKFKNQLSKKFADDLFNLEEGEVYGPYEENGYWKLSKLIETKQIPDSIKASHILLGYQGAQAGGARTEAAAKQLADSLAGVVKSDKSKMAELATEFSDDPSAAQNSGDLGYFGPGMMVPEFDDFVLNNNEGTVGVVETDFGYHVIYIEEQTEKEKAVKIATVAREIEATEETRNSLFNEVTKFEIAAGEGDFTEKAKAADYRIRTVRDVKALDENIPGVGQQRRVVQWAFEDDAKVGDVKRFETPTGYIVAQITAKKKKGLMSPEDASAEVIPVLTKQKKAKMIQDKISGTSVDQVAENQDKIVQTANAVNLSSPTLAGAGSEPEVVGAVYALKVGETSKPIVGEKGVYVVELVSKSDAPELDSYKPFALQETNTRRQMANSRAFEALKAKADIEDKRAKFY, translated from the coding sequence ATGGCAGTATTACAGAATATTAGGCAGAAGTCTGCTTTAATTATTGTGGTTATTGGGTTTGCATTATTTGCCTTCCTTATTCCTAGTATCCTGAAGAACGGTGGTTTTTCTGCAAAGGATAACTCCATAGCTACTGTGAATGGTGAGGATATCGCGAGAGAAGATTTCGCACGCCAGGTAGAAGCTTATCAGCAAAATATGCGTGGTAATATTTCAACTACTCAGGCTGTTAACCGTGTATGGGAACAACAATTAAATCAAATCATTGTAGAGGAGCAAGTAGAAGAACTTGGGATAAGAGCCGAGCAGGCACAAGTAAGACAAATGATGAGAGCTCAAATGTCTAACAATCCTCAGTTTACTAACGAAGCTGGTATGTTCGATGAGAATCGAGTAAAAGAATATGTGGCGAGCATAAAGCAAACTTCCCCACAAATGTATCAGCAATGGTTAAGTTACGAAGAAGGCCTTTCTGAATCTGCTGCGCAGAATATTTATGCAAATATGATTCGTACAGGTGTTGGTGCAACGCTAACTGAGGGTAAACAAGCTTACCTATTGCAAAATAATACTATGGATCTGCGTTATGTGCAGGTTCCTTATTCTTCAATTTCAGATGAGGAGATTGAGGTTTCTAAAAGTGAAATTAAAGAATATGTAGATAGTCATAAAGCTAAGTTTGAAACTGAAGCAGCAAGAAATATTCAATATGTAATTTTTAATGAAGAAGCATCTACAGAGGATAAAGAAGAAGCTAAATCTTCATTAAGTGCGCTGTTAGAAGATAGAGTAGAGTACAATTCAGTTTCTAAATCTAACGATACTATTCAAGGTTTTAGAAAAACTTCAGATGATCAGGAATTTGTAAATTCAAATTCAGATCTAACACAACCAGTAGCCTTCAAATTTAAAAATCAGTTATCAAAGAAATTTGCAGATGATTTATTTAATCTTGAAGAGGGAGAAGTTTACGGTCCTTACGAAGAGAATGGATATTGGAAGTTGAGTAAGTTAATAGAGACCAAACAAATCCCAGATTCGATAAAAGCTAGTCATATTTTATTAGGTTACCAGGGCGCGCAAGCCGGTGGTGCCCGTACTGAAGCTGCTGCAAAACAATTGGCAGATAGTTTAGCTGGTGTAGTAAAAAGCGATAAGTCTAAAATGGCAGAGCTGGCAACAGAATTTTCTGATGATCCTTCTGCAGCTCAAAACTCTGGAGATCTTGGTTATTTTGGACCAGGAATGATGGTGCCAGAATTTGATGATTTTGTTTTAAATAATAACGAAGGAACTGTAGGGGTTGTAGAGACCGATTTTGGATACCATGTTATTTATATTGAAGAGCAAACAGAAAAAGAAAAAGCTGTTAAGATTGCAACAGTAGCTAGAGAAATCGAAGCTACCGAGGAAACAAGAAATAGCCTTTTTAACGAAGTAACAAAATTCGAGATTGCTGCGGGCGAAGGTGATTTTACAGAAAAAGCAAAAGCTGCTGATTATAGAATTCGTACCGTACGTGATGTAAAAGCACTTGACGAAAATATTCCTGGTGTTGGGCAACAACGTAGAGTAGTGCAATGGGCTTTTGAAGATGATGCGAAAGTAGGTGATGTAAAACGTTTTGAAACTCCAACTGGATATATTGTGGCTCAAATCACTGCTAAGAAGAAAAAGGGATTAATGAGTCCAGAAGATGCTTCTGCTGAAGTTATACCTGTTTTAACCAAGCAGAAAAAGGCAAAAATGATTCAGGATAAAATTTCAGGAACAAGTGTAGATCAGGTTGCTGAGAATCAGGATAAAATTGTACAAACTGCTAATGCAGTAAACTTAAGCTCACCAACATTAGCAGGAGCAGGTAGCGAGCCAGAAGTTGTGGGCGCTGTTTACGCTCTAAAAGTAGGTGAAACTAGTAAGCCTATCGTTGGTGAAAAAGGAGTTTATGTTGTAGAATTAGTAAGTAAAAGCGACGCTCCCGAGCTCGATTCTTACAAGCCATTCGCTCTGCAAGAAACTAATACTCGTCGCCAGATGGCAAACAGTAGAGCTTTTGAAGCTTTAAAAGCAAAAGCTGATATTGAAGATAAAAGAGCTAAATTCTACTAG
- a CDS encoding GYDIA family GHMP kinase — MKFYSHGKLLITAEYAVLDGAQAFCLPTKKGQYLEVKENASGLINWVSKDENGKVWFQDQFEKTSFGIKSTSETQKSENDAEISKRCIQILTAAEALSEKNLFEGCDISTTLEFDRNWGLGTSSTLINNIAQWLEIDAYQLLERTFKGSGYDIACAQAEGPITYERTNASQKSLKATFEPGFIHNIYFVYLNQKQNSREAIAHYRNQTETHQKVLVEKVSNITQQLLRCESLTEFELLINIHENLISKAINLPKIKTKLFPDFEGSIKSLGAWGGDFIMATSKNDPKAYFKQKGYEVVIPYEDLIL; from the coding sequence ATGAAATTTTATAGCCACGGAAAACTTTTAATTACTGCGGAATATGCCGTTCTAGATGGCGCTCAGGCTTTTTGCCTTCCCACCAAAAAAGGGCAATATTTAGAGGTTAAAGAGAACGCTTCAGGATTGATAAATTGGGTAAGTAAAGATGAAAATGGAAAAGTTTGGTTTCAGGATCAATTTGAAAAAACTTCCTTCGGAATCAAATCTACTTCAGAAACTCAAAAATCAGAAAATGATGCTGAAATTTCCAAGCGTTGTATTCAAATTTTAACTGCGGCTGAAGCACTTTCAGAAAAAAACCTATTCGAAGGATGCGACATTAGCACAACGTTAGAATTTGATCGTAATTGGGGACTAGGGACTTCTTCAACCTTAATTAATAATATTGCGCAATGGTTAGAAATCGATGCATACCAATTACTAGAAAGAACATTTAAAGGAAGTGGTTACGACATCGCCTGCGCTCAGGCTGAAGGGCCAATTACTTACGAGCGAACTAATGCATCTCAAAAATCATTAAAAGCGACTTTTGAGCCAGGTTTTATTCACAACATATACTTTGTTTACTTAAACCAAAAGCAAAATAGCAGAGAAGCCATAGCGCATTATAGAAATCAAACCGAAACCCATCAAAAAGTTTTAGTTGAAAAAGTATCCAATATTACTCAGCAACTCTTAAGATGCGAGTCTTTAACCGAATTTGAGTTATTAATAAATATTCATGAAAATCTAATTTCTAAAGCGATAAACTTACCAAAGATTAAAACTAAGCTCTTTCCCGATTTTGAAGGAAGTATAAAAAGTCTTGGTGCTTGGGGTGGAGATTTTATAATGGCCACCAGCAAAAATGATCCCAAAGCGTATTTTAAACAAAAAGGATATGAGGTAGTAATTCCTTACGAAGATTTAATCCTATAA
- a CDS encoding hydroxymethylglutaryl-CoA reductase, degradative: MKEPISGFSKLSKEEKIKWLTETYLNDDSKAIEVLKQYWNKDEKLQQLHEEFTENTISNYYLPFGIAPNFLINNELFAIPMAIEESSVIAAASKAAKFWGSRGGFKTEVIDTIKVGQVHFIYKGSEEKLELFFNELEPKLRAAAAPLTKNMEKRGGGIKSIELRERTTEVENYYQLHCNFETVDSMGANFINSCLEKFAEVLEKEAAIWEDFNAEERNIEIVMSILSNYVPECIVRAEVTCPLHELSDDKNFSGEHFAEKFIRAVKIAETEPFRAVTHNKGIMNGIDAVVLATGNDFRAIEAGVHAYASKDGQYSSLTHAKIEDGIFRFWIEVPLALGTVGGLTSLHPLVKLAMDILGQPNARKLMEIVAVAGLAQNFAAVKSLITTGIQKGHMKMHLMNILNQHNATLEEKASLIEYYKTNVVSHSDVATQLEKLRK; this comes from the coding sequence ATGAAGGAACCAATTTCTGGCTTTTCAAAGCTGAGTAAGGAAGAAAAGATTAAATGGTTAACAGAAACCTATCTGAATGACGATTCAAAAGCTATTGAAGTCTTAAAACAGTACTGGAATAAAGACGAAAAACTACAACAATTACACGAGGAGTTTACAGAAAATACGATCTCTAATTATTATTTACCCTTTGGTATTGCACCAAACTTTTTGATTAACAACGAACTTTTTGCCATCCCAATGGCAATAGAAGAAAGCTCGGTAATTGCAGCGGCCAGCAAAGCGGCCAAATTCTGGGGAAGTCGTGGTGGATTCAAAACCGAAGTGATCGATACCATAAAGGTGGGACAGGTTCATTTTATTTATAAAGGTAGCGAAGAAAAATTAGAGCTCTTTTTTAACGAATTAGAGCCTAAACTTAGAGCAGCCGCTGCTCCGCTAACCAAAAATATGGAAAAGCGTGGCGGAGGTATAAAAAGTATCGAGCTTAGAGAACGCACTACTGAAGTTGAAAATTACTACCAGCTGCATTGCAACTTTGAGACGGTAGATAGCATGGGCGCCAACTTTATCAATAGTTGTTTAGAGAAATTCGCTGAAGTTCTAGAGAAAGAAGCGGCAATATGGGAAGATTTTAATGCTGAGGAACGTAATATTGAAATTGTGATGAGTATTCTTTCTAATTATGTTCCAGAATGTATTGTTAGAGCTGAAGTGACCTGTCCTTTACACGAACTTTCTGATGACAAAAATTTTAGTGGGGAGCATTTTGCTGAAAAATTTATAAGAGCCGTTAAAATTGCCGAAACTGAACCTTTTAGAGCGGTAACTCACAATAAAGGGATCATGAATGGCATCGATGCCGTTGTTTTAGCTACAGGAAATGACTTTAGAGCAATTGAAGCCGGAGTACATGCTTACGCTTCTAAAGATGGCCAATACTCGAGTTTAACACATGCTAAAATTGAAGACGGAATCTTTAGATTCTGGATTGAAGTTCCGTTAGCTCTGGGAACTGTAGGTGGCTTAACAAGTCTTCATCCACTTGTAAAACTTGCAATGGACATATTAGGACAGCCTAATGCGAGAAAACTTATGGAAATTGTAGCTGTAGCAGGATTGGCACAAAATTTTGCAGCCGTAAAATCCTTAATTACGACAGGAATCCAAAAAGGTCACATGAAGATGCATCTAATGAATATTCTTAATCAGCATAATGCTACTTTAGAAGAAAAAGCAAGTTTGATTGAATATTATAAAACTAATGTTGTTTCTCATAGCGATGTTGCTACGCAATTAGAAAAACTGAGAAAATGA